A genome region from Streptomyces sp. NBC_01296 includes the following:
- a CDS encoding helix-turn-helix transcriptional regulator encodes MLETSARLLRLLSLLQAHREWTGSDLAERLGVTPRTVRRDVDRLRELGYPVNASPGTGGGYQLGAGAELPPLLLDDDEAVAVAVGLRTAAGNGVEGIGESSVRALAKLEQVLPGRLRRRVSALNEFTVPMLRGPARATVDPSVLTELAAACRDSERLRFGYRDHEGNVSRRVVEPHRLVCTERRWYLVAWDVDREDWRTFRADRIDPRPPHGPRFTPRPAPAEDLAAYVSRGVAQAAYAARAVLRLKMSAEAAAGIVGPSDGALEPVDAESCLLRTGAVNLDVLVIHVMLLGCEFEVIEPPELTDRIRAARDLLGRAVEKM; translated from the coding sequence ATGCTGGAGACCTCCGCACGACTGCTGCGCCTGCTGTCCCTGTTGCAGGCCCACCGCGAATGGACCGGCTCCGATCTCGCGGAGCGCCTCGGCGTGACCCCGAGGACGGTGCGGCGCGATGTGGACCGCCTCCGGGAGCTCGGCTACCCGGTGAACGCCAGCCCGGGCACCGGCGGCGGCTACCAGCTGGGCGCCGGGGCCGAGCTGCCGCCGCTGCTGCTCGACGACGACGAGGCCGTCGCCGTCGCGGTGGGCCTGCGGACGGCCGCGGGGAACGGTGTCGAGGGGATCGGGGAGTCCTCCGTACGGGCGCTCGCCAAGCTCGAGCAGGTGCTGCCGGGGCGGCTGCGGCGGCGGGTGTCGGCCCTCAACGAGTTCACCGTGCCGATGCTGCGCGGGCCGGCCCGGGCCACCGTCGACCCCTCCGTGCTGACCGAGCTCGCCGCCGCGTGCCGGGACAGCGAGCGGCTGCGCTTCGGGTACCGGGACCACGAGGGCAACGTCAGCCGCCGCGTGGTGGAGCCGCACCGGCTGGTGTGCACCGAGCGCCGCTGGTACCTGGTCGCCTGGGACGTGGACCGGGAGGACTGGCGGACCTTCCGCGCCGACCGGATCGATCCCAGACCTCCGCACGGACCGCGCTTCACCCCGCGCCCGGCCCCCGCCGAGGACCTCGCCGCGTACGTGTCGCGCGGCGTGGCGCAGGCCGCGTACGCGGCCCGGGCGGTGCTGCGGCTGAAGATGTCGGCGGAGGCGGCGGCCGGGATCGTGGGGCCGAGCGACGGGGCCCTGGAGCCGGTCGACGCCGAGAGCTGCCTGCTGCGCACCGGGGCCGTGAACCTCGACGTACTCGTCATTCACGTCATGCTGCTCGGCTGTGAGTTCGAGGTGATCGAGCCGCCGGAGCTGACGGACCGCATCAGAGCGGCCCGGGACCTTCTCGGGCGAGCCGTGGAGAAGATGTAA
- a CDS encoding phosphatase PAP2 family protein, with product MRTDQILTRPERVFARLDREPERPAHLQTPQMSRHRVVLLGSTLAFYLAIVVAVLTTSWLVRLDWQVMFFRPYEQWPQLHAFLDYLVVLGQRGPTAVMVAAWLGWRSWRQHTLRPLITLGVALLLLNITVGAVKLGLGRLGPHYATQIGSAELFAGGDIFPSGHTANAVVTWGILAYLASTTVTRRVLSVVSAVVSLSVGATTVYLGTHWVSDVLLGWSAGLLIMLALPWFEPLIAGVEARVFALRERLRRRLETGSVPVPVATVLTPMLSAGGKWQLRLATEAAGPHEPATAAAPASAPATVPVPAGQAHAPVPRPAAHVSGRPHLIRSERTPVTPAGSRRPAHTERPAAGRAAARPATGG from the coding sequence GTGCGTACCGACCAAATCCTGACCCGTCCGGAGCGGGTGTTCGCCCGGCTGGACCGGGAACCAGAGCGACCGGCTCATCTGCAAACACCGCAGATGAGCCGGCACCGCGTCGTGCTCCTCGGATCGACCCTCGCGTTCTACCTCGCGATCGTGGTGGCCGTCCTGACCACGTCCTGGCTCGTCCGCCTGGACTGGCAGGTCATGTTCTTCCGGCCCTACGAGCAGTGGCCGCAGCTGCACGCCTTCCTCGACTACCTCGTGGTCCTGGGCCAGCGCGGACCCACCGCGGTCATGGTCGCCGCATGGCTCGGCTGGCGCTCCTGGCGGCAGCACACCCTCCGCCCGCTGATCACCCTCGGCGTGGCGCTGCTCCTGCTCAACATCACCGTCGGCGCCGTCAAGCTCGGCCTCGGCCGGCTCGGCCCGCACTACGCCACGCAGATCGGCTCCGCCGAGCTCTTCGCCGGCGGCGATATATTTCCTTCCGGCCACACCGCCAATGCCGTCGTGACCTGGGGAATCCTGGCCTACCTGGCCTCCACCACCGTCACCCGGCGGGTGCTGTCCGTGGTGTCCGCCGTCGTCTCGCTGAGCGTCGGCGCCACCACCGTGTACCTCGGCACCCACTGGGTCAGCGACGTGCTGCTCGGCTGGTCCGCAGGTCTGCTGATCATGCTGGCGCTGCCCTGGTTCGAGCCGCTGATCGCCGGGGTCGAGGCCCGCGTCTTCGCGCTGCGGGAGCGGCTGCGCCGCCGGCTGGAGACCGGGAGCGTGCCCGTACCGGTCGCCACCGTGCTCACCCCGATGCTCTCCGCGGGCGGCAAGTGGCAGCTCCGGCTCGCCACCGAGGCCGCCGGCCCGCACGAGCCCGCCACCGCGGCCGCACCGGCGTCCGCCCCCGCGACCGTGCCGGTGCCGGCCGGCCAGGCGCACGCCCCGGTGCCCCGGCCCGCCGCGCACGTCTCCGGCCGGCCGCACCTGATCCGGTCCGAGCGGACCCCGGTCACGCCGGCCGGCAGCCGCCGCCCGGCGCACACCGAGCGGCCCGCCGCCGGACGCGCGGCGGCCCGTCCGGCCACCGGCGGCTGA
- a CDS encoding MFS transporter, whose amino-acid sequence MSGTNAAAFRLRLHAASGGTNRWLVLAVLCVSLVLVALDATILHVAVPSVTADLRPGSVELLWIVDAYPLVCAALLILFGTLGDRVGRRRILLLGYGLFGAASALAALADNAQVLIAARALLGVGGAMIMPATLSLLRQVFPDRRERALAIGIWTAVAAIGAASGPVLGGFLVQHFWWGSVFLINIPLMALILPLGRWLLPESKGSCDGPWDVLGALMAAGGVLGVVLGVKRIGAERRLLDAEALVPLLLGAVLLFLFVRRQKRRTHPLIDMRMFSRAAFSTSVGCIVLAMLALVGLELIAVQYLQLVLHLSPLQTGLRLLPLTFAAMAAGATGSYTLARIGPRTMVSLGFVLTAFAVLLLTFMGQHDRPVLLTVGFILLGFGLQTTLFAAYESMLSEAPAATAGGAASIGETSYQLGAGMGIALLGSVMNAAYAPGLLHVPGVSASDAAGAANSLGEAYQIAGTLGGAAGESLYAAARHSFVHGLHVTLVVSAGLLLAGAVMALKLPRAMECAEPEAEPVRLPAQAAPDAPRIPAPVAPDRDAAARPA is encoded by the coding sequence ATGTCGGGGACGAACGCGGCCGCCTTCCGGCTGCGGCTGCACGCCGCCTCCGGCGGGACCAACCGCTGGCTCGTCCTCGCGGTCCTCTGCGTCAGCCTGGTCCTCGTCGCGCTCGACGCGACGATCCTGCACGTCGCCGTCCCCTCCGTCACCGCGGACCTGCGCCCCGGCTCGGTCGAGCTCCTGTGGATCGTCGACGCCTACCCGCTGGTCTGCGCCGCCCTGCTGATCCTCTTCGGCACCCTCGGCGACCGGGTCGGCCGCCGCCGGATACTCCTGCTCGGCTACGGGCTCTTCGGCGCGGCCTCCGCCCTGGCGGCCCTGGCCGACAACGCCCAGGTCCTGATCGCCGCCCGCGCCCTGCTCGGCGTCGGCGGCGCGATGATCATGCCCGCCACCCTGTCGCTCCTGCGGCAGGTCTTCCCCGACCGGCGCGAGCGGGCCCTCGCCATCGGCATCTGGACCGCCGTCGCCGCCATCGGCGCGGCCAGCGGGCCGGTGCTCGGCGGCTTCCTGGTCCAGCACTTCTGGTGGGGCTCGGTCTTCCTGATCAACATCCCGCTGATGGCCCTGATCCTGCCGCTCGGGCGGTGGCTGCTGCCCGAGTCCAAGGGGTCCTGCGACGGGCCCTGGGACGTGCTCGGCGCGCTGATGGCCGCCGGCGGCGTGCTCGGCGTGGTCCTCGGGGTCAAGCGGATCGGCGCGGAGCGCCGGCTCCTCGACGCCGAAGCACTGGTGCCGCTGCTGCTGGGCGCGGTGCTGCTGTTCCTGTTCGTACGGCGGCAGAAGCGGCGTACGCACCCGCTCATCGACATGCGGATGTTCTCGCGCGCCGCCTTCTCGACGTCCGTCGGGTGCATCGTGCTCGCCATGCTGGCGCTGGTCGGGCTGGAGCTGATCGCGGTCCAGTACCTCCAGCTGGTGCTCCACCTCAGCCCGCTGCAGACGGGGCTGCGGCTGCTGCCGCTCACCTTCGCCGCGATGGCCGCAGGCGCCACCGGGTCGTACACGCTGGCCCGGATCGGGCCGCGCACGATGGTGTCGCTCGGCTTCGTACTGACGGCGTTCGCCGTCCTGCTGCTGACGTTCATGGGGCAGCACGACCGGCCCGTGCTCCTCACGGTCGGGTTCATCCTGCTCGGCTTCGGGCTGCAGACCACGCTGTTCGCGGCGTACGAGTCGATGCTGAGCGAGGCGCCCGCGGCCACGGCCGGCGGGGCGGCCTCCATAGGCGAGACCTCGTACCAGCTGGGCGCGGGGATGGGCATCGCGCTGCTCGGCAGTGTCATGAACGCGGCCTATGCGCCGGGGCTGCTGCACGTGCCGGGGGTGTCGGCTTCGGATGCGGCGGGGGCGGCGAATTCCCTGGGCGAGGCGTATCAGATCGCGGGGACCCTCGGGGGCGCTGCGGGTGAGTCGCTGTACGCGGCGGCGCGGCACTCGTTCGTGCACGGGTTGCACGTCACGCTCGTCGTCAGCGCGGGGCTGCTGCTGGCCGGTGCCGTGATGGCCCTGAAGCTGCCGCGGGCCATGGAGTGCGCGGAGCCCGAGGCCGAGCCGGTCCGCCTCCCCGCCCAGGCCGCCCCCGACGCCCCGCGCATCCCGGCTCCGGTGGCCCCGGACCGCGACGCGGCCGCCCGCCCGGCCTGA
- a CDS encoding acyl-CoA dehydrogenase family protein: MPFVPTDPLGLDELLAPEDLAIRDTVRGWAADRVLPHIADWYESGELPGIRELAKELGALGALGMSLEGYGCAGASAVQYGLACLELEAADSGIRSLVSVQGSLAMYAIWKYGSEEQKQRWLPGMAAGELIGCFGLTEPDVGSDPAAMRTYAKRDGTDWVLNGRKMWITNGSVAAVAVVWAQTDEGIRGFAVPTDAAGFSAPEIKHKWSLRASVTSELVMDDVRLPADAVLPGVTGLKGPLGCLSHARYGIIWGAMGAARASFEAALDYARTREQFGKPIGGFQLTQAKLADMALELHKGILLAHHLGRRMDAGTLRPEQISFGKLNNVREAIEICRTARTILGANGISLEYPVMRHATNLESVLTYEGTVEMHQLVLGKALTGLDAFR, translated from the coding sequence GTGCCCTTCGTACCCACCGATCCGCTCGGGCTCGACGAGCTCCTCGCGCCCGAGGACCTCGCCATCCGCGACACCGTCCGCGGCTGGGCCGCCGACCGCGTGCTCCCGCACATCGCCGACTGGTACGAGAGCGGCGAGCTGCCCGGGATCCGGGAGCTGGCGAAAGAGCTCGGCGCGCTCGGGGCGCTCGGGATGTCACTGGAGGGGTACGGCTGCGCCGGGGCCTCCGCCGTGCAGTACGGGCTCGCCTGCCTCGAGCTGGAGGCCGCCGACTCCGGGATCCGGTCCCTCGTCTCCGTGCAGGGATCGCTCGCCATGTACGCGATCTGGAAGTACGGCTCCGAGGAGCAGAAGCAGCGCTGGCTCCCCGGCATGGCGGCCGGCGAGCTGATCGGCTGCTTCGGGCTGACCGAGCCCGACGTCGGCTCCGACCCGGCGGCCATGCGCACGTACGCCAAGCGCGACGGCACCGACTGGGTGCTGAACGGGCGCAAGATGTGGATCACCAACGGCAGCGTCGCGGCCGTGGCCGTGGTGTGGGCGCAGACCGACGAGGGGATCCGCGGGTTCGCCGTCCCCACCGACGCGGCCGGGTTCTCCGCGCCCGAGATCAAGCACAAGTGGTCGCTCCGGGCGTCCGTGACGAGTGAACTGGTCATGGACGACGTGCGGCTGCCTGCCGATGCGGTGCTTCCGGGGGTCACCGGGCTCAAGGGGCCGCTGGGCTGCCTCAGCCATGCGCGGTACGGGATCATCTGGGGGGCGATGGGCGCGGCGCGCGCCAGCTTCGAGGCCGCGCTCGACTACGCGCGGACGCGGGAGCAGTTCGGCAAGCCCATCGGCGGTTTCCAGCTCACCCAGGCGAAGCTCGCCGACATGGCGCTGGAACTCCACAAGGGCATCCTGCTCGCCCACCACCTGGGGCGGCGGATGGACGCGGGCACCCTGCGGCCGGAGCAGATCAGTTTCGGAAAGCTCAACAACGTCCGCGAGGCCATCGAGATCTGCCGCACCGCGCGGACCATCCTCGGCGCCAACGGGATCTCGCTCGAATACCCCGTCATGCGGCACGCCACGAACCTCGAGTCGGTGCTCACCTACGAGGGCACCGTCGAGATGCACCAGTTGGTGCTGGGCAAGGCGCTCACCGGGCTCGACGCCTTCCGGTGA
- a CDS encoding cell division protein SepF — MGSVRKASAWLGLVEDSDDERYYDDDYAEAAQGSVAGPGDQWVTDPRVRVASDSAVEHGRRIATVTPDGFRDARGIGELFREGVPVIVNLSSMDPADAKRVVDFAAGLTFGLRGSIERVATRVFLLTPADTQVVSGEPAGRSRDFFNQS, encoded by the coding sequence ATGGGTTCGGTACGCAAGGCGAGTGCCTGGTTGGGTCTCGTGGAGGACAGCGACGACGAGCGTTACTACGACGACGACTACGCGGAGGCCGCGCAGGGTTCCGTCGCGGGCCCCGGCGACCAGTGGGTCACCGACCCCCGGGTCAGGGTCGCGTCGGACTCGGCCGTCGAGCACGGCCGGCGCATCGCGACGGTCACCCCGGACGGCTTCCGTGACGCGCGCGGCATCGGCGAACTGTTCCGCGAGGGCGTCCCGGTGATCGTGAACCTGTCGTCCATGGACCCGGCCGACGCCAAGCGCGTGGTCGACTTCGCGGCCGGCCTGACCTTCGGCCTGCGCGGTTCGATCGAGCGGGTGGCGACCAGGGTCTTCCTGCTGACCCCGGCCGACACCCAGGTCGTGAGCGGCGAGCCCGCCGGCCGCTCGCGCGACTTCTTCAACCAGAGCTGA
- a CDS encoding DUF5685 family protein: MFGIVRPCTHRLGERFKTEWMAHLCGLCLALRGDHGQFARIVTNYDGLLVSVLTEAQSGPAPGARRTAGPCPLRGMRTAAVAKGEGARLAAAVSLVLASAKVRDHVADRDGLLARAPIAAAARRVARGWDRAGARTGASLGFDTAVLVDAVDRQAGIETLAGPGTPVLVVTEPTETATAAAFAHTAQLAGRPGNAPALAEAGRYFGRLAHLLDAVEDQAADAAAGAWNPLTATGTSLTEARRLADDALHGIRLALREVEFADAGLAHRLLVHELKTSVDRAFGVSGCAHTGGHADMNAAGQGGYGAPPQGQGPGQGAPYGSGPYTGTPYDGQGGQGGQGGNPYGGGLYGGNPYGGGAGGPGGPWVPGPPMGPGGGLPPQKPRRGLLAGCAVSIGLFCTCQLCCTDHEGPWSRKKRDAWCDACDCGNGCPDCSGCGDCCSCDGCCCDGCDCGCDC; encoded by the coding sequence TTGTTCGGCATCGTCAGACCCTGCACGCACCGGCTGGGAGAGCGCTTCAAGACCGAGTGGATGGCCCATCTCTGCGGGCTGTGCCTGGCACTTCGCGGGGACCACGGGCAGTTCGCCCGGATCGTGACCAACTACGACGGGTTGCTCGTCTCCGTTCTGACGGAGGCTCAGTCGGGACCGGCGCCCGGCGCGCGGCGCACCGCCGGCCCCTGCCCGCTGCGCGGGATGCGCACCGCCGCGGTGGCCAAGGGCGAGGGTGCGCGGCTCGCGGCCGCCGTCTCGCTCGTGCTCGCCTCGGCGAAGGTCCGGGACCACGTGGCGGACCGGGACGGGCTGTTGGCCCGCGCGCCCATCGCCGCCGCCGCGCGCAGGGTGGCCCGCGGCTGGGACCGGGCCGGCGCCCGTACCGGGGCCTCGCTCGGCTTCGACACGGCGGTCCTCGTCGACGCCGTGGACCGGCAGGCGGGCATCGAGACGCTGGCAGGCCCCGGCACACCGGTACTCGTCGTGACCGAGCCCACGGAGACCGCGACGGCCGCCGCCTTCGCCCATACCGCGCAGCTGGCCGGCCGGCCAGGCAACGCGCCCGCGCTCGCCGAGGCGGGCCGCTACTTCGGGCGCCTCGCGCACCTGCTGGACGCCGTCGAGGACCAGGCCGCGGACGCCGCGGCGGGCGCCTGGAACCCGCTGACGGCCACCGGGACCTCGCTCACCGAGGCCCGGCGGCTGGCCGACGACGCCCTGCACGGCATCAGGCTGGCGCTGCGCGAGGTCGAGTTCGCGGACGCCGGGCTGGCCCACCGGCTGCTCGTGCACGAGCTGAAGACCTCCGTGGACCGGGCCTTCGGGGTCAGCGGCTGCGCGCACACGGGCGGGCACGCGGACATGAACGCCGCGGGGCAGGGCGGGTACGGGGCGCCGCCTCAGGGCCAAGGCCCGGGCCAGGGCGCCCCGTACGGCAGTGGCCCGTACACCGGCACCCCGTACGACGGCCAGGGCGGCCAGGGCGGCCAGGGCGGCAACCCGTACGGCGGCGGCCTGTACGGCGGCAACCCGTACGGCGGCGGCGCGGGCGGCCCCGGCGGGCCCTGGGTGCCCGGACCGCCCATGGGCCCCGGCGGCGGCCTGCCGCCGCAGAAGCCGCGCCGCGGGCTGCTCGCCGGCTGCGCGGTCTCCATCGGGCTGTTCTGCACCTGCCAGCTGTGCTGCACCGACCACGAGGGTCCGTGGTCCCGCAAGAAGCGGGACGCGTGGTGCGATGCCTGCGACTGCGGAAACGGCTGCCCCGACTGCAGCGGCTGCGGTGACTGCTGCAGCTGCGACGGGTGCTGTTGCGACGGGTGCGACTGCGGCTGCGACTGCTGA
- a CDS encoding DUF1684 domain-containing protein: MSDDADDPKTAWRKRHEHRVASVSAPYGPLSLIGTLPQTPSGGTPTLSDHPEGRIPAVPGRRRATEGGVALTASAEDGLSLDGEPFTGDAVLAAEEAPPARSRIAAARDVRITVIRREGEWAVRVFDPASAARRAFAGIEATAYDPDFVLPGRFRPYGEERIVQVANADGRARGFGLGGELSFAYRGAEHTLQVAVDEDDGSLWAVMGDATAGSSGYRFRFLRPGVPDPVDGSITVDFNRTVLPPCAFADHFICPFPPPGNTLPFEVAAGERRLKDALAARI, translated from the coding sequence ATGAGCGATGACGCAGATGATCCGAAGACAGCCTGGCGGAAACGGCACGAGCATCGGGTGGCATCCGTGTCCGCCCCCTACGGCCCCCTCTCCCTCATCGGCACCCTCCCCCAGACTCCGTCCGGGGGGACCCCCACGCTCTCCGATCACCCGGAAGGTCGAATTCCGGCCGTTCCGGGGCGCCGGCGCGCCACCGAGGGCGGGGTGGCGCTGACCGCCTCCGCCGAGGACGGTCTCAGCCTCGACGGCGAACCCTTCACCGGCGACGCCGTCCTGGCCGCCGAGGAGGCCCCGCCCGCGCGCTCCCGGATCGCCGCTGCCCGGGACGTCCGGATCACGGTGATCCGGCGCGAGGGGGAGTGGGCGGTACGGGTCTTCGACCCCGCCTCCGCGGCGCGCCGGGCCTTCGCCGGCATCGAGGCCACCGCGTACGACCCGGACTTCGTGCTGCCGGGGCGCTTCCGGCCATACGGCGAGGAACGGATCGTCCAGGTGGCGAACGCCGACGGGCGGGCGCGCGGGTTCGGTCTCGGCGGCGAGCTGAGCTTCGCGTACCGGGGCGCCGAACACACCCTCCAGGTCGCCGTCGACGAGGACGACGGCAGCCTCTGGGCCGTGATGGGCGATGCCACCGCAGGAAGCTCCGGCTACCGCTTCCGCTTCCTCAGGCCGGGAGTTCCGGATCCGGTGGACGGCTCGATCACCGTTGACTTCAACCGGACCGTGCTGCCGCCCTGCGCCTTCGCGGACCACTTCATCTGCCCGTTCCCGCCACCTGGGAACACCCTGCCCTTCGAGGTCGCGGCGGGCGAGCGGAGGCTGAAAGATGCCCTTGCCGCCCGAATCTGA
- a CDS encoding S1 family peptidase: MRIKSITRTRLLAVAAGLAAVAGLAAPTAASADSGFSAARLAAAGASVQRADVAGTAWYTDPASGTLVVTADSTVTAADLARIRTEAGADAAALRIERTPGKLRKLTSGGDAIYTSGWRCSLGFNVRSGNTYYVLTAGHCTDGAGTWWTNSSHTTTIGATVGSSFPNNDYGLIRYDNTALAHSGTVGSQDITSAANATVGMSVTRRGSTTGTHGGSVTGLNATVNYGGGDIVYGMIRTNVCAEPGDSGGPLYSGTRAIGLTSGGSGDCSSGGTTFFQPVVEALNAYGVSVY; encoded by the coding sequence GTGAGGATCAAGAGCATCACCCGTACCCGGCTGCTCGCCGTGGCCGCAGGCCTGGCAGCCGTCGCCGGGCTCGCCGCCCCCACCGCGGCGAGCGCGGACAGCGGCTTCAGCGCAGCACGGCTCGCTGCGGCCGGCGCCTCCGTCCAGCGCGCCGACGTCGCCGGCACCGCCTGGTACACCGACCCCGCCAGCGGGACCCTCGTGGTCACCGCCGACTCCACCGTCACCGCCGCGGACCTCGCCAGGATCCGTACCGAGGCCGGAGCCGACGCCGCGGCCCTGCGCATCGAGCGCACCCCCGGCAAGCTGCGCAAGCTGACCTCCGGCGGCGACGCCATCTACACCTCCGGCTGGCGCTGCTCGCTCGGCTTCAACGTGCGCAGCGGGAACACGTACTACGTGCTGACCGCCGGGCACTGCACCGACGGCGCCGGCACCTGGTGGACCAACTCCTCGCACACCACCACGATCGGCGCGACCGTGGGCTCGAGCTTCCCGAACAACGACTACGGCCTCATCCGCTACGACAACACCGCCCTGGCCCACTCGGGCACCGTCGGCAGCCAGGACATCACCAGCGCCGCCAACGCCACGGTCGGGATGTCCGTGACCCGGCGCGGCTCCACCACCGGCACCCACGGCGGCTCGGTGACCGGCCTCAACGCCACCGTCAACTACGGCGGCGGCGACATCGTCTACGGCATGATCCGCACCAACGTCTGCGCCGAGCCCGGCGACAGCGGCGGCCCGCTCTACTCCGGCACCCGCGCGATCGGCCTCACCTCGGGCGGCAGCGGCGACTGCTCCTCGGGTGGAACCACCTTCTTCCAGCCCGTCGTCGAGGCCCTCAACGCCTATGGCGTGAGCGTGTACTGA
- a CDS encoding alpha/beta fold hydrolase has protein sequence MRIEVSRGDGRKLIAQEWGAPDGSPVLLHHGMPGSRLGVALDDAAERHPHVRFFAYDRPGYGESGRAPGRRVADAAADSAAVADALGIGRFAVVGRSGGGPHALACVALLPDRVTAAACLVGLAPRDGAGLDWYAGMTPYNVEHYTLADRDPAALELRLTPRAEEIRRDPGRLIEDLRADLPDADLAVLADDRVRRSVLDNFREALRTSAYGWLDDSLAFCRPWGFEPGGITGRVMLWHGAEDVFSPVGHFHWLAQHIGRSTAVLAPGAGHFAAQYALAEALDWLR, from the coding sequence ATGCGCATCGAGGTGAGCCGGGGCGACGGACGGAAGCTGATCGCGCAGGAGTGGGGGGCTCCCGACGGCTCACCGGTCCTGCTGCACCACGGCATGCCGGGCAGCCGCCTCGGCGTCGCACTCGACGACGCCGCCGAGCGCCATCCGCACGTCCGCTTCTTCGCCTACGACCGGCCCGGCTACGGGGAGTCCGGCCGGGCACCGGGGCGGCGCGTGGCCGATGCGGCCGCCGACTCCGCAGCCGTCGCGGACGCCCTGGGCATCGGCCGCTTCGCGGTCGTCGGCCGCTCCGGGGGCGGTCCGCACGCCCTCGCCTGCGTGGCCCTGCTCCCCGACCGGGTGACCGCGGCGGCCTGCCTGGTCGGCCTCGCGCCCCGCGACGGCGCCGGACTCGACTGGTACGCCGGCATGACCCCGTACAACGTGGAGCACTACACCCTCGCGGACCGCGACCCGGCGGCCCTGGAGCTGCGCCTCACCCCCCGGGCCGAGGAGATCCGCCGCGATCCGGGCCGGCTGATCGAGGACCTGCGCGCGGACCTCCCCGATGCGGACCTCGCGGTCCTGGCCGACGACCGGGTTCGCCGGTCCGTCCTGGACAACTTCCGCGAGGCGCTGCGCACTTCCGCGTACGGCTGGCTGGACGACTCCCTCGCGTTCTGCCGGCCCTGGGGGTTCGAGCCGGGCGGGATCACCGGCCGGGTCATGCTCTGGCACGGCGCCGAGGACGTGTTCTCGCCGGTGGGCCATTTCCACTGGCTGGCGCAGCACATCGGGCGCAGTACGGCGGTGCTCGCGCCCGGCGCCGGCCATTTCGCGGCCCAGTACGCCCTCGCGGAGGCGCTGGACTGGCTCCGCTGA
- a CDS encoding TetR/AcrR family transcriptional regulator yields MLEEAMAAIAEGGLAELTMSALADRLGTSGGHILYYFGSKDRLLLAALRWSEDRLAAERAQLLARRVTAHRKLALFLELYLPRGPRDPRWTLWIELWARTPANEDLRAAQQEIDDGWQRDLEALLAKGVDQGRFAAALDVPARASELLALLDGLSTRVVLGQRGADRTASLTRAHSAAALLIPHL; encoded by the coding sequence ATGCTGGAAGAGGCCATGGCGGCGATCGCCGAGGGCGGGCTGGCGGAGCTCACCATGTCCGCGCTCGCCGACCGGCTCGGCACCAGCGGCGGCCACATCCTCTACTACTTCGGCAGCAAGGACCGGCTGCTGCTGGCCGCACTGCGCTGGAGCGAGGACCGACTCGCCGCCGAGCGGGCTCAGTTGCTGGCCCGCCGGGTCACCGCGCACCGCAAGCTCGCGCTGTTCCTCGAGCTCTACCTGCCGCGCGGCCCGCGCGATCCGCGCTGGACCCTGTGGATCGAGCTGTGGGCCCGCACCCCCGCCAACGAGGACCTGCGCGCCGCCCAGCAGGAGATCGACGACGGCTGGCAGCGGGACCTGGAGGCCCTGCTCGCCAAGGGCGTGGACCAGGGCCGCTTCGCCGCCGCTCTGGACGTGCCCGCCCGCGCCTCGGAGCTGCTCGCGCTGCTGGACGGGCTGAGCACCCGGGTGGTCCTCGGGCAGCGCGGCGCCGACAGGACCGCATCCCTGACCCGGGCCCACTCGGCGGCGGCCCTGCTCATCCCGCACCTCTAG